A single region of the Chryseobacterium culicis genome encodes:
- a CDS encoding RagB/SusD family nutrient uptake outer membrane protein, whose amino-acid sequence MKFFNKIFLISGISVMLLSCTGELDVQPEGTPTEASFWKTENDLITGANAMYKPLFDGEFYGRGLFWFINASDDMVTGRAKSEADNAKNFSSNYIAAGDLETQWNKRFNVIGVANRVIRNVDNIQTSQATKNKYLGEALFMSSRMYFELAYSYGNEKAGIPIIDRSKDPDPNPIPRAANVMENYTYIVNDLKRAAELLPTQAELPAKDYGRPHKAAAWALLAKVYLFMKDWKNAEFWANEVMTKGNRALLGNFADVFKAENNYSSEYIWSIPGTPKFTAWGSILPGVMLENKGWGEYNGWGYFQPTKELFDEYETGDLRRSATILKIGDKFTFNGKERTYASSNSLTGYQFNKYMDAFKYQLNSGHVSANGDYPCTDLSVPIMRYAEVILIKAEAMLMQGKSADQEINMIRVRAGLTPKNGCTMADLKHERRCELAGEWADRHRDLVRWGDAQAAYAKPLHGINGQVVWAARNFNPAVHNVWAVPQAEIVNSHGIIKQNEGW is encoded by the coding sequence ATGAAATTTTTCAATAAAATATTTTTAATCTCAGGAATATCCGTAATGCTTTTATCGTGTACAGGGGAGCTGGATGTTCAGCCGGAAGGAACTCCTACGGAAGCTAGTTTCTGGAAAACGGAAAACGACCTTATTACCGGAGCAAATGCGATGTATAAACCATTATTTGACGGTGAATTTTATGGAAGAGGTCTTTTCTGGTTTATCAATGCCAGCGATGATATGGTAACCGGAAGAGCGAAAAGTGAGGCTGATAATGCGAAAAACTTCAGCAGCAATTATATCGCAGCAGGTGACCTTGAAACCCAATGGAACAAAAGATTTAATGTGATTGGAGTGGCTAATCGTGTAATCCGTAACGTTGATAATATTCAAACTTCACAAGCTACCAAAAATAAATATCTTGGAGAAGCTTTATTCATGAGCAGCAGAATGTATTTTGAACTGGCTTATTCTTACGGAAATGAAAAAGCGGGAATTCCTATTATTGACCGCTCAAAAGATCCGGATCCCAACCCAATTCCAAGAGCGGCCAACGTGATGGAAAATTACACCTACATTGTGAATGACCTGAAAAGAGCCGCAGAATTATTACCTACTCAGGCTGAACTTCCTGCAAAAGACTACGGAAGACCTCATAAAGCTGCTGCATGGGCGCTTTTGGCAAAAGTATATCTTTTTATGAAAGACTGGAAGAATGCAGAATTCTGGGCTAATGAAGTAATGACCAAGGGAAACAGAGCCTTATTGGGTAATTTCGCTGATGTTTTCAAAGCGGAAAATAACTACAGTTCAGAATATATCTGGTCTATTCCTGGAACTCCCAAATTTACTGCTTGGGGAAGTATCCTTCCGGGGGTAATGCTTGAAAACAAAGGTTGGGGAGAATATAACGGATGGGGATATTTCCAACCGACTAAGGAACTTTTTGACGAATACGAAACCGGAGATCTTAGAAGAAGTGCTACTATTCTGAAAATAGGAGACAAATTTACCTTCAACGGAAAAGAAAGAACATATGCTTCTTCTAATTCCCTTACAGGATATCAGTTTAATAAATACATGGATGCCTTCAAATATCAGTTAAACAGTGGTCATGTAAGTGCCAACGGAGATTACCCATGTACAGACCTTTCCGTTCCGATCATGCGTTATGCTGAGGTGATTCTCATCAAAGCGGAAGCAATGCTGATGCAGGGTAAATCTGCGGATCAGGAAATCAATATGATCAGAGTACGTGCGGGCTTAACTCCGAAAAACGGATGTACCATGGCTGATCTGAAACATGAAAGACGTTGTGAACTGGCAGGTGAATGGGCAGACAGACACAGAGACCTTGTACGTTGGGGAGATGCGCAGGCAGCGTATGCTAAACCTCTGCACGGGATCAATGGACAGGTAGTTTGGGCAGCAAGAAACTTTAATCCAGCTGTACATAATGTTTGGGCAGTTCCGCAGGCTGAAATCGTAAACAGTCATGGAATCATTAAACAAAATGAAGGCTGGTAA